A single Halogeometricum rufum DNA region contains:
- a CDS encoding DUF1269 domain-containing protein, with protein sequence MDGAENMREKMYQLQRRELITIDDAAIAVRKENGQVKVKQAYSLVGAGALGGSFWGLLIGVIFWMPWLGMAVGAVTGALGGKFTDIGIDDSFIKEVANTVQPGDSALFLLARDAQMERIEQELSDYEFEILETNLSPEDEDRLREAFAAEEISG encoded by the coding sequence ATGGACGGCGCGGAGAACATGCGGGAGAAGATGTACCAACTGCAGCGTCGGGAACTTATCACGATAGACGACGCCGCCATCGCCGTTCGGAAAGAGAACGGCCAAGTGAAGGTCAAACAGGCCTACAGCCTCGTCGGTGCGGGTGCGCTCGGGGGGTCGTTCTGGGGACTCCTCATCGGCGTCATCTTCTGGATGCCGTGGCTCGGAATGGCCGTCGGAGCGGTGACGGGCGCACTCGGCGGCAAATTCACCGATATCGGTATCGACGACTCGTTCATCAAAGAGGTCGCGAATACGGTCCAACCGGGCGACTCCGCGTTGTTCCTGCTGGCCCGCGACGCGCAGATGGAGCGAATCGAACAGGAACTGTCGGACTACGAGTTCGAGATTCTCGAGACGAACCTCTCGCCCGAAGACGAGGACAGACTTCGCGAGGCGTTCGCCGCCGAGGAGATATCGGGATAA
- a CDS encoding TIGR00341 family protein has product MRLVQVLVPEGRRESVLDSLDVQGVDYAVFEEVGRGDFEAMVQFPVPPSGVETVMEELTKAGIRDDTYTIVLATETVVSQRLSALKERFPGLRISREELHARAEDLAPANSTFFSFLLLSTVIATTGLLLDSAATIIGAMVVAPLMGPAVSASVGTILADRRMASRGVTLQVTGLLAAIATAAILGVLLRETLLIPPGLEIREIPQVAERTSPNVLSLFLALGSGIAGSISIMRGSGSTLVGVAIAVALVPPAATSGLGLAFGLPSVALTGAVLVVVNLLAINLSALILFYLSGFKPLDAGEQEGVRASIVSRITVIGIALAVLSVVLAGVTYASFQTASFERETQIELQRQFDEADVEGVELASVTVDYGPADLLLGNQPRVDVLVGVPRDLDVPPDLAQRFDDHLTEQMGRDVVVRVGFVEAQISDDAETRPSLGRLVPDRPPVIRHG; this is encoded by the coding sequence ATGCGACTCGTACAGGTGTTGGTACCGGAGGGGAGACGAGAGAGCGTTCTCGACTCCCTCGACGTGCAGGGAGTCGACTACGCAGTCTTCGAAGAAGTCGGACGGGGGGACTTCGAGGCGATGGTACAGTTTCCCGTTCCGCCCAGTGGCGTCGAGACGGTGATGGAGGAGTTGACGAAGGCAGGTATCCGAGACGACACGTACACCATCGTCCTCGCCACGGAGACGGTCGTCTCACAGCGTCTCTCGGCGTTGAAAGAGCGATTCCCCGGCCTCAGGATCTCTCGTGAAGAGCTCCACGCCCGAGCGGAGGACCTCGCACCGGCGAACTCGACGTTTTTCAGTTTCTTGCTACTCAGCACTGTCATCGCCACGACGGGCCTCCTCCTCGACTCCGCGGCGACCATCATCGGAGCGATGGTCGTCGCACCCCTGATGGGACCGGCAGTCTCCGCGTCCGTCGGGACGATACTGGCCGACCGGCGGATGGCGTCTCGCGGCGTCACCCTTCAGGTGACTGGTCTCCTGGCAGCCATCGCGACGGCCGCGATACTCGGGGTGCTGCTCCGAGAGACGCTCCTCATCCCGCCGGGGCTGGAGATTCGAGAGATCCCGCAGGTCGCAGAACGAACCAGTCCGAACGTCCTGTCGCTCTTTCTCGCTCTGGGGTCGGGAATCGCGGGGTCGATCAGTATCATGCGGGGGTCCGGGTCGACTCTCGTCGGTGTCGCCATCGCCGTCGCTCTCGTCCCGCCGGCGGCGACGTCGGGGTTAGGTCTCGCGTTCGGCCTCCCCAGCGTCGCCCTCACGGGCGCGGTTCTCGTCGTCGTCAACCTGCTGGCCATCAACCTCTCGGCGCTGATTCTGTTCTACCTGTCGGGGTTCAAGCCACTGGACGCCGGCGAGCAGGAAGGCGTCAGAGCGTCTATCGTCTCTCGAATCACCGTCATCGGTATAGCTCTCGCGGTTCTCTCTGTCGTCCTCGCCGGGGTGACGTACGCGTCGTTCCAGACCGCCTCGTTCGAGCGGGAGACGCAGATCGAACTCCAGCGACAGTTCGACGAGGCGGACGTCGAAGGGGTCGAACTCGCCAGTGTCACGGTGGACTACGGACCCGCCGACCTACTCCTCGGGAACCAGCCTCGCGTCGACGTGCTGGTCGGTGTCCCGCGTGACCTGGACGTCCCGCCCGACCTCGCACAGCGATTCGACGACCACCTGACCGAACAGATGGGCCGAGACGTGGTCGTCAGGGTCGGGTTCGTCGAAGCACAGATATCCGACGACGCAGAGACGAGGCCCTCGCTCGGAAGACTCGTGCCCGACCGGCCCCCGGTGATTCGCCATGGCTGA
- a CDS encoding metallophosphoesterase produces MTDAYYLISDLHIGGDEQLEHVDFLEELLSFLRMLERTDEDAELIINGDAFGLWEFTGVDGLDKFDALVDRYPELFDQLEATGSRVPITLIPGNHDYELAAYPEYVDRLAEYNVTLRQVVSLTREVGDYVVHVEHGMQRDSNNRIPDFGNPHANPPGYFVNRQVTSRAGRLSARGKFNWLKDIQAVTPMTQIPAWMVSNYFYREMSPWLRYVSAPFFLLFNVGFLYVLAFALDAVGLWSLPMDLVEGVLELFGPVGTLVDLLLTANLVITLLLLLVAIPLYVFVRDARKTLRRFGIDRPDDRDPPVDDYLAGARALFASDPSVAVFVYGHTHRPAVTEVDGRAVVNTGTWLKRLQRVEPSLGVLPPVFYSWYQLNYVRLSAADDGGVVVDYELVEKAAPDDETWFQRLVTSAPRREDEIPARTVVRPTSEPNEAVQTDSNPGVR; encoded by the coding sequence GTGACCGACGCGTACTACCTGATAAGTGACCTCCACATCGGCGGCGACGAGCAACTGGAGCACGTCGACTTCCTGGAGGAGTTGCTGTCGTTCCTCCGGATGCTCGAACGGACGGACGAGGACGCCGAGTTGATAATCAACGGCGACGCGTTCGGCCTGTGGGAGTTCACCGGCGTCGACGGACTGGACAAGTTCGACGCCCTCGTCGACCGGTACCCGGAACTGTTCGACCAACTCGAAGCCACCGGCAGTCGGGTTCCCATCACGCTCATCCCCGGGAACCACGACTACGAACTGGCGGCGTATCCCGAGTACGTCGACCGTCTGGCCGAGTACAACGTCACGCTTCGACAGGTGGTCTCGCTCACCCGAGAGGTCGGTGACTACGTCGTCCACGTCGAACACGGGATGCAACGGGACTCCAACAACCGGATTCCGGACTTCGGAAACCCCCACGCGAACCCTCCGGGATACTTCGTCAACAGACAGGTCACGAGTCGCGCCGGGCGTCTCTCCGCGCGCGGGAAGTTCAACTGGCTCAAGGACATCCAAGCGGTGACACCGATGACGCAGATTCCGGCGTGGATGGTGTCCAACTACTTCTATCGGGAAATGAGTCCGTGGCTCAGATACGTCTCCGCGCCGTTCTTCCTGCTGTTTAACGTCGGATTCCTCTACGTTCTCGCGTTCGCACTCGACGCAGTCGGTCTCTGGTCGCTCCCGATGGACCTCGTCGAAGGCGTCCTCGAACTGTTCGGTCCGGTGGGGACGCTGGTCGACCTCCTGTTGACGGCGAACCTCGTCATCACGCTGTTGCTGTTACTCGTCGCCATCCCCCTGTACGTCTTCGTCAGAGACGCTCGCAAGACGCTCAGACGGTTCGGAATCGACCGGCCGGACGACCGAGACCCGCCCGTCGACGACTATCTCGCGGGCGCGAGAGCGTTGTTCGCGTCCGACCCGTCGGTCGCCGTGTTCGTCTACGGGCACACCCACCGACCCGCCGTCACCGAAGTCGACGGGAGGGCCGTCGTCAACACGGGGACGTGGCTGAAGCGACTCCAGCGAGTCGAACCCAGCTTGGGTGTCCTCCCGCCCGTCTTCTACTCCTGGTACCAACTCAACTACGTTCGTCTGTCGGCGGCGGACGACGGCGGCGTCGTCGTCGACTACGAACTCGTCGAGAAGGCGGCACCGGACGACGAGACGTGGTTCCAACGCCTCGTCACGTCGGCACCGAGACGGGAGGACGAGATTCCGGCGCGAACAGTCGTCCGACCGACGAGTGAACCGAACGAGGCAGTCCAAACGGACTCGAATCCGGG
- a CDS encoding FAD-dependent oxidoreductase, with protein sequence MGTSEQPTNHDVVVGGGPAGSSAAVCTARYSLDTVVFDEGSVALRRCASERTTSGSPPVSTSIPSTLMHAHVSKVGCDVITETVTTITREAADSSESGVGRVPRIRSTSLVTLPERSDARPKFSRGHPRER encoded by the coding sequence ATGGGAACCTCTGAGCAACCGACGAATCACGACGTCGTCGTCGGTGGCGGACCGGCGGGCTCCTCAGCGGCCGTCTGTACCGCTCGGTATAGCCTCGACACGGTCGTGTTCGACGAGGGAAGCGTGGCCCTGCGACGCTGCGCATCTGAGAGAACTACCTCGGGTTCTCCGCCGGTATCGACATCGATACCTTCTACCCTGATGCACGCCCACGTCAGCAAGGTGGGATGTGATGTGATCACCGAGACGGTCACCACTATCACACGCGAGGCGGCCGATTCGTCCGAGTCAGGCGTCGGGAGAGTACCGAGAATCCGATCCACCTCTCTCGTAACACTCCCAGAGAGGTCCGACGCCCGCCCGAAGTTCAGTCGCGGTCACCCGCGGGAACGGTGA
- a CDS encoding HdeD family acid-resistance protein, giving the protein MATETEAPLEAILRDEGRTLMIVGGLLAVLGVGAILFPLLSSLTVGLFIGGALAIAGVAHVAHAFSASGWRGAVGEILLAVVFLVAGLAMLFNPVLALTSLTLLLVAYFVADGVALLYFAWSLRTERGWVWPAVSGGISFLLAGLLFAGYPATAAWALGLLFGVNLLSTGLSMVVLGRAASAELAPTPPRTPRPDTGV; this is encoded by the coding sequence ATGGCCACCGAGACAGAAGCACCGCTCGAAGCTATCCTCCGTGACGAGGGTCGCACCCTGATGATCGTCGGCGGACTCCTCGCGGTACTGGGCGTCGGGGCGATACTCTTCCCGTTGTTGTCCTCGCTCACGGTCGGACTCTTCATCGGCGGCGCACTCGCTATCGCCGGGGTCGCCCACGTCGCTCACGCGTTCTCCGCGTCGGGGTGGCGAGGGGCCGTCGGCGAGATACTGCTCGCCGTCGTCTTCCTCGTCGCCGGCCTCGCGATGCTGTTCAATCCGGTGCTCGCGCTGACGTCGTTGACGCTCCTCCTCGTCGCCTACTTCGTCGCGGACGGCGTCGCGTTGCTCTACTTTGCGTGGTCGCTCCGGACCGAGCGCGGATGGGTGTGGCCCGCCGTCTCGGGGGGCATCTCGTTCCTGCTCGCCGGCCTCCTCTTCGCCGGATACCCGGCGACTGCCGCGTGGGCACTCGGGCTCCTGTTCGGCGTCAACCTCCTGAGTACCGGGCTCTCGATGGTCGTCCTCGGCCGTGCGGCCAGCGCCGAACTCGCCCCGACTCCGCCCCGGACCCCTCGGCCCGACACCGGTGTCTGA
- a CDS encoding AI-2E family transporter: MAEEPNTESSASDPSETDHAGGVAATVEWPALDRGRAALWFVTLVLVAGLLYVGWRYVGTVVVGLFVYYVTRPVLRRVETRFGSRTVAVALTLSVVALPLLFVAGWTFAILLTSLDDLLESDVLGDVEAFVQPYLDLTSLLTQLGVFLDEVLRDPSRLSDVDLGAFVGDAVGSILGWVGVAVNVGIHAFIVLILVFYLLRDDYLVARWARNTFVEEGGRLESYFVTVDRDLHNVYFGNILNALLTGILAATTYGLLNVFAPTATRIPEAAFLGILVGAASLVPVIGIKLVTWPVGAYLLGRALWFDPEAVWFPVVFFAVSFVIVDYVPDQLLRPYVSGRTLHVGAVMLAYTVGPLLFGWYGIFLAPLLFVVAFEFGRILFPWLLDASQSDREPADGSDSESARPRPSAEAPISERREADDSNSEADRRVSGPVERDGPAPNE, encoded by the coding sequence ATGGCCGAAGAACCCAACACCGAGTCGTCGGCGTCCGACCCGTCCGAGACGGACCACGCCGGAGGAGTCGCCGCGACCGTCGAGTGGCCCGCTCTCGACCGCGGACGTGCGGCGCTCTGGTTCGTCACGCTCGTCCTCGTCGCGGGACTGCTCTACGTGGGGTGGCGGTACGTCGGCACCGTGGTCGTGGGCCTCTTCGTCTACTACGTCACCCGTCCGGTACTGCGTCGCGTCGAGACTCGGTTCGGGTCACGGACGGTCGCTGTCGCCCTCACGCTCTCAGTGGTGGCATTGCCCCTCCTGTTCGTCGCCGGGTGGACGTTCGCCATCTTGCTCACTTCGCTGGACGACCTGCTCGAGTCGGACGTTCTCGGCGACGTCGAGGCGTTCGTCCAGCCGTATCTCGACCTCACGTCGCTGCTGACTCAACTGGGCGTGTTCCTCGACGAGGTTCTCAGAGACCCGAGTCGGCTCAGCGACGTCGACCTCGGAGCCTTCGTCGGCGACGCCGTCGGGTCGATACTCGGCTGGGTCGGTGTCGCCGTCAACGTCGGTATTCACGCGTTCATCGTCCTCATCCTCGTCTTCTACCTGCTCAGAGACGACTACCTCGTCGCGCGGTGGGCTCGGAACACGTTCGTCGAGGAAGGCGGCCGTCTGGAGTCGTACTTCGTGACGGTCGACAGGGACCTCCACAACGTCTACTTCGGAAACATCCTGAACGCACTCCTCACCGGAATCCTCGCCGCCACGACGTACGGCCTGCTCAACGTCTTCGCACCGACGGCCACTCGAATCCCGGAGGCGGCGTTCCTCGGTATCCTCGTCGGCGCGGCGAGTCTCGTCCCGGTTATCGGTATCAAACTCGTCACGTGGCCGGTCGGGGCGTATCTCCTCGGGCGGGCGCTCTGGTTCGACCCGGAAGCGGTCTGGTTCCCCGTCGTCTTCTTCGCCGTCTCCTTCGTCATCGTGGACTACGTCCCCGACCAGTTGCTCCGCCCGTACGTCAGCGGTCGGACGCTCCACGTCGGTGCTGTGATGCTCGCGTACACCGTCGGCCCACTGCTCTTCGGGTGGTACGGCATCTTCCTCGCACCGCTCCTGTTCGTCGTGGCGTTCGAGTTCGGCCGGATACTGTTCCCGTGGCTCCTCGACGCCTCGCAATCCGACCGCGAACCGGCGGACGGGTCAGACAGCGAATCGGCGCGTCCACGGCCGTCCGCGGAGGCACCGATTTCAGAGCGCAGAGAGGCGGACGATTCGAACTCCGAAGCCGACCGGCGGGTCTCGGGGCCCGTCGAGCGCGACGGCCCTGCCCCGAACGAGTGA
- a CDS encoding ABC transporter substrate-binding protein gives MSDDDLAHEAPTRREYVKYGGAFIGGGLLAGCTGQPDTGGTPTAASTDTAAVTETGTQTEQGSYTVEMFPVGEVEFESVPESVTTYSMAWADMVVSLGQAEKLQTDRLSGPTLFYDRFDIDYDMNWPPLWQDGGMPKEVFYEHDPDAFLIDPNLIQAWDDNWEDADVEEIESNVAPFFGCMNRRFRNEWQQEVGYPERAPSMLEAFEKVGAVLDERTRVEAWLDLHEDLQSELQSRIPDDPETPSIGLINSGSSPESGEFYVLYLEDNGYEMKPYRDLGLVEADAFAGVETGQYGLTDYETLLEVDPDLILVHWGITTGSVTFGGDGAFDAEQFREKFVAPMENDDVGSQLTAVQEGRVLPGPTAEQGPLVNAFQTELTARLFYPEEFGELDLDAPLDVSEEKQLFDRQRVADILDGNL, from the coding sequence GTGTCAGACGACGATCTAGCACACGAGGCCCCGACGCGGCGGGAGTACGTGAAGTACGGGGGAGCGTTCATCGGCGGAGGATTGCTTGCGGGCTGTACAGGCCAGCCCGATACCGGAGGGACGCCGACGGCGGCGAGTACCGACACCGCAGCGGTCACCGAGACGGGAACGCAGACGGAGCAGGGCAGTTACACGGTCGAGATGTTCCCCGTCGGCGAGGTGGAATTCGAGTCCGTTCCGGAGTCGGTCACGACTTACTCGATGGCGTGGGCGGACATGGTAGTCTCGCTCGGACAGGCGGAGAAACTGCAGACAGACAGACTGAGTGGGCCCACGCTCTTCTACGACAGGTTCGACATCGACTACGACATGAACTGGCCACCGCTGTGGCAAGACGGCGGGATGCCCAAAGAAGTGTTCTACGAGCACGACCCAGACGCGTTCCTCATCGACCCGAATCTGATCCAGGCGTGGGACGACAACTGGGAGGACGCTGACGTCGAGGAGATCGAGTCGAACGTCGCCCCCTTTTTCGGGTGTATGAACCGCCGCTTCCGTAACGAGTGGCAGCAGGAGGTGGGGTACCCCGAACGGGCTCCGTCGATGCTGGAGGCGTTCGAGAAGGTCGGAGCGGTCCTGGACGAACGGACCCGGGTGGAGGCCTGGCTCGACCTCCACGAGGACCTCCAGTCCGAACTCCAGTCACGGATTCCGGACGACCCCGAGACGCCGTCGATAGGCCTGATAAATAGCGGCTCCTCTCCCGAAAGCGGCGAGTTCTACGTGCTCTATCTCGAGGACAACGGATACGAGATGAAGCCCTACCGCGACCTCGGGTTGGTCGAAGCGGACGCCTTCGCGGGCGTCGAGACCGGACAGTACGGACTGACCGACTACGAGACGTTGCTGGAAGTGGACCCGGACCTCATCCTCGTCCACTGGGGCATCACCACGGGGTCGGTGACCTTCGGCGGCGACGGCGCGTTCGACGCCGAACAGTTCCGCGAGAAGTTCGTCGCGCCGATGGAGAACGACGACGTCGGGAGCCAACTCACCGCGGTTCAGGAGGGACGCGTCCTCCCCGGTCCGACCGCGGAACAGGGGCCGCTCGTCAACGCGTTCCAGACCGAACTGACCGCACGGCTGTTCTATCCCGAGGAGTTCGGCGAACTCGACTTAGACGCGCCGTTGGACGTCTCCGAGGAAAAACAGTTGTTCGACCGTCAGCGCGTCGCAGACATCCTCGATGGGAACCTCTGA
- a CDS encoding ABC transporter substrate-binding protein, with amino-acid sequence MGEDGCEDEAPTRRDYVRYTGAVFGGGLLAGCTAENGSGTTPHSTETAAQTTATDIATATQAETTAGNDAYTVEMAPVGEVTFESVPETWLPYGGDYADIGVALGQADGMLGIGQAGEYHTDPYEELPGVSVDEDELAEHDLVEADMSKELFYELGADVHVVDTGMLRNWFDWSDGDVEEIRENVAPFLGNTIFRRSDGWHDYRYYTLYQAFEKMATLFGERERFEALKSLHDEFVADLQSQLPPAAERPTVFLTFEGTDEPETFSPYRLADQGTSKKQWNDLGVSDALAGTGIENLSTENRGELDYENLLTVDPDVLLIRGHEDKSVAEFRDTVLAYMEGHPVASELAAVQNRRVYRGGYLRQGPIQNLFLTERATQQLYPDTFGEVTSDERLFDRQRVADIVAGAF; translated from the coding sequence ATGGGAGAAGACGGCTGTGAAGACGAAGCACCGACGCGGCGAGACTACGTGAGATACACCGGTGCTGTCTTCGGCGGCGGACTGCTGGCGGGCTGCACGGCCGAGAACGGTTCCGGAACGACCCCCCACTCGACGGAGACGGCCGCTCAGACGACGGCCACGGACATCGCCACAGCGACGCAGGCGGAGACGACGGCGGGGAACGACGCCTACACCGTCGAGATGGCGCCGGTCGGAGAGGTGACCTTCGAGTCGGTCCCCGAGACGTGGCTCCCGTACGGTGGCGACTACGCCGACATAGGGGTCGCCCTCGGGCAGGCGGACGGGATGCTGGGTATCGGTCAGGCCGGAGAGTACCACACCGACCCGTACGAGGAACTGCCGGGCGTGAGCGTCGACGAAGACGAGCTAGCGGAACACGACCTCGTCGAGGCCGACATGTCAAAAGAGCTGTTCTACGAACTCGGCGCCGACGTCCACGTCGTCGATACGGGGATGCTGCGAAACTGGTTCGACTGGAGCGACGGCGACGTCGAGGAGATTCGCGAGAACGTCGCGCCGTTCCTCGGGAACACGATCTTCCGGCGGTCCGACGGCTGGCACGACTACCGCTACTACACCCTGTATCAGGCCTTCGAGAAGATGGCCACCCTCTTCGGAGAACGCGAGCGCTTCGAGGCGCTGAAATCGCTCCACGACGAGTTCGTCGCCGACCTCCAGTCGCAGTTACCCCCTGCCGCCGAGCGACCGACCGTCTTCCTCACCTTCGAGGGGACCGACGAACCCGAGACGTTCTCGCCGTATCGACTCGCCGACCAGGGGACGAGCAAGAAACAGTGGAACGACCTCGGCGTCAGCGACGCGCTGGCCGGCACCGGTATCGAGAACCTGAGTACCGAGAACCGCGGCGAACTCGACTACGAGAACCTGCTCACCGTCGACCCGGACGTGCTCCTGATTCGGGGTCACGAGGACAAATCGGTCGCGGAGTTCAGGGACACCGTCCTCGCGTACATGGAAGGCCACCCGGTCGCGAGCGAACTGGCGGCCGTGCAGAACCGGCGGGTGTACCGCGGGGGATACCTCCGACAGGGGCCGATCCAGAATCTGTTCCTCACGGAACGCGCCACCCAACAGCTCTATCCGGACACGTTCGGGGAAGTGACATCCGACGAACGACTGTTCGACCGCCAGCGAGTCGCCGACATCGTCGCGGGGGCGTTCTGA
- a CDS encoding universal stress protein, with protein MYDDILIPTDGSRGAEAALEHAIDIATRWEATLHALYVVDFRVARSGPLREALRDEGREALRDVEVTGTQAGLSVVTEIAEGNPHEEILEYVSERGIDVLVVGSHGRSGIDRLVVGSVAERVVRLSPVPVLTVPAGDRD; from the coding sequence ATGTACGACGACATCTTGATTCCAACCGACGGGAGCCGGGGTGCGGAAGCCGCACTCGAACACGCCATCGATATTGCGACGCGGTGGGAGGCGACTCTCCACGCCCTGTACGTCGTCGACTTTCGAGTCGCACGCTCGGGACCGTTACGGGAAGCGCTCCGGGACGAGGGGCGTGAGGCACTGCGAGACGTCGAGGTGACGGGAACGCAAGCGGGACTCTCCGTCGTGACCGAGATTGCGGAGGGGAATCCGCACGAAGAGATACTGGAGTACGTCTCCGAACGCGGCATCGACGTCCTCGTCGTCGGCTCCCACGGACGGTCGGGCATCGACCGTCTCGTCGTGGGAAGCGTCGCCGAACGAGTGGTTCGACTCTCACCCGTTCCCGTCCTCACCGTTCCCGCGGGTGACCGCGACTGA